The Metabacillus schmidteae genome has a segment encoding these proteins:
- the uvsE gene encoding UV DNA damage repair endonuclease UvsE: MTIIRLGYVAMSMNLQNCSPSQTMTFTQFQKIQDRDAAIAKLEKIAKSNILNCLRLLKHNLAHDIHFFRFSSKLIPLANHEELSDWKYMRNLAEQLKEVEEFIHQHPIRVGFHPDHFVVLNSTKPEIMKMSVKTLHMHEMLLKGMGVNPEHRCVIHIGGAYEDKLKALEQFIHNWGLIPVSIQRMLLFENDDTTFHLQDALYLCEKLGVPQVFDYHHHLAFHEDPNWEQQWERIIGTWEASPLPIKMHISSPKNEKDFRAHADYIDPNMFLKFLHEVKGSVPQIDCMIEAKQKDNALFQLVTDLHSEKSIEWIDQSSFKIH, translated from the coding sequence TTGACGATTATCAGATTAGGCTATGTAGCGATGAGTATGAATCTGCAAAATTGTTCTCCCTCTCAAACAATGACATTTACCCAATTTCAAAAAATTCAAGATAGAGATGCTGCTATTGCTAAGCTTGAAAAAATTGCAAAATCGAATATCTTAAATTGTCTGCGATTACTAAAGCACAATCTTGCTCATGACATTCACTTTTTTCGATTTAGTTCGAAGTTAATTCCTTTAGCTAATCACGAGGAGCTGAGCGATTGGAAATACATGAGAAATCTGGCTGAGCAACTAAAAGAGGTAGAAGAGTTTATTCATCAACACCCAATCCGTGTTGGATTTCATCCGGACCACTTTGTTGTCTTGAATTCTACAAAACCGGAAATTATGAAGATGTCAGTCAAAACATTACATATGCATGAAATGCTTCTGAAAGGTATGGGAGTTAATCCTGAACATCGGTGTGTTATACATATCGGTGGAGCTTATGAGGACAAGCTAAAGGCTTTAGAACAGTTTATTCATAATTGGGGACTGATTCCTGTCTCTATCCAAAGAATGCTTCTTTTTGAAAATGATGATACAACATTTCACTTACAAGATGCTCTCTATTTATGTGAAAAGCTTGGAGTTCCTCAAGTGTTTGATTATCACCACCATCTAGCCTTTCATGAGGATCCAAATTGGGAGCAACAATGGGAGAGGATTATTGGTACTTGGGAGGCATCACCTTTACCAATTAAAATGCATATTTCAAGTCCAAAGAATGAAAAAGACTTTAGGGCTCATGCGGATTATATTGATCCCAACATGTTTTTGAAATTTTTGCATGAGGTAAAAGGAAGTGTGCCTCAAATTGATTGTATGATTGAGGCGAAACAAAAGGATAATGCTTTATTTCAATTAGTAACAGATTTACATTCAGAGAAAAGTATTGAATGGATTGATCAATCATCTTTTAAAATTCATTAA
- a CDS encoding PH domain-containing protein gives MRKQPQNQISLKALTVWRISALITSGILLLIVIGAGVGVYFLELSYWYTVGAAGLWGIYSVITVFLVPKIRHRVWRYEVHEHEIDLQFGLFVIKRVLIPMVRVQHVDTHQGPLLRKNKLASIEISTAATKHEIPALDIAEADQLRDHISKLARVTDDDV, from the coding sequence TTGAGAAAACAACCGCAAAATCAAATTAGCCTAAAGGCGTTAACTGTCTGGAGGATTAGTGCACTAATAACCTCCGGAATATTATTATTAATCGTAATTGGCGCAGGAGTAGGTGTCTATTTTCTTGAGCTGTCATATTGGTATACAGTCGGTGCTGCAGGACTATGGGGGATTTATTCAGTTATTACTGTATTTTTAGTTCCAAAAATCAGGCATCGGGTATGGAGATATGAAGTTCATGAGCATGAAATTGATTTGCAATTTGGCCTCTTTGTTATTAAGAGGGTGTTAATACCGATGGTAAGGGTTCAGCATGTAGATACACATCAAGGGCCACTCCTTAGAAAGAATAAATTAGCGTCCATTGAAATTTCAACAGCTGCTACAAAGCATGAAATACCTGCACTTGATATTGCAGAAGCAGATCAGCTTAGAGACCATATCTCGAAGTTAGCAAGGGTGACCGATGATGATGTTTGA
- a CDS encoding PH domain-containing protein, which translates to MMFEPKRIHPVGMILSFVKMIKSYIIPAIIFFFVSSNESFNVYVIVGGSLLILLVVLTSILEWWKFTYLIKDGELRIEHGVFVKKKRYIPIERIQTINTSAGIIQQIFRLVKLQIETAGSGLEAEVSLTAIKKQEADRIQEEISKYKQLSKSSVAVDEQEEVILDLPTYKMTAKDLLVAASTSSGIGVIISAVAAFVSQFDEFIPFDRIIDRFEFLTNASITLYAILIFIAFFIAWILSIIGVVLKYAYFTVTKGDEELKISRGIFEKRQITIPTKRIQAIQIVQNPLRQLLGYTTIYIESAGGNSGDEGLSTILFPVVPKKNVEQLLVEFLPDFKQQNDLHRLPKRSMLRYCFRKAIPALIVILPVAYFLPPWGYLSIILLPVAAWWGYASYMDAGWNYHGDQLNVVFRVISKTHVLVNRNRLQSMKSKTTYFQKRVALQTFECTIKSGLLGRNFTVKDLDQQDVEEIVNWYSYEKNK; encoded by the coding sequence ATGATGTTTGAGCCAAAAAGAATTCACCCTGTAGGGATGATTTTGAGCTTTGTGAAAATGATAAAATCGTATATCATACCTGCAATCATCTTCTTTTTTGTTAGTAGTAATGAATCTTTTAATGTGTATGTCATTGTTGGAGGAAGTCTTTTAATTTTGTTAGTAGTGTTGACCAGTATTTTAGAATGGTGGAAATTCACCTATCTTATTAAAGATGGAGAATTAAGGATTGAACATGGAGTTTTTGTTAAGAAAAAAAGATATATTCCAATTGAGCGTATTCAAACAATTAATACAAGTGCAGGAATTATCCAGCAAATTTTTCGACTTGTGAAGCTCCAGATTGAAACAGCAGGCAGCGGTTTGGAAGCTGAGGTAAGTTTAACTGCTATTAAGAAACAAGAAGCTGATCGTATTCAGGAAGAAATCTCAAAGTATAAGCAGCTATCAAAATCTTCTGTTGCAGTAGATGAACAAGAGGAAGTCATACTGGATTTGCCCACCTATAAAATGACAGCAAAGGATTTGTTAGTTGCTGCCAGTACCTCAAGTGGGATCGGTGTCATTATATCTGCAGTAGCAGCCTTTGTTTCTCAATTTGATGAATTTATTCCGTTTGATCGTATTATCGACCGTTTTGAATTCCTTACAAATGCGAGCATTACTCTTTACGCAATCTTAATTTTCATTGCTTTTTTTATCGCATGGATACTTAGTATCATTGGGGTGGTCTTGAAATATGCATACTTTACTGTCACGAAAGGTGATGAAGAACTAAAAATTTCAAGAGGAATTTTTGAGAAACGACAAATTACGATTCCAACTAAGCGAATACAGGCGATCCAAATTGTTCAAAATCCTCTAAGGCAGCTTTTGGGATATACGACAATCTATATTGAAAGCGCAGGAGGAAATTCCGGTGACGAGGGTCTTTCTACCATCTTATTTCCTGTTGTACCAAAGAAAAATGTAGAACAGCTTTTAGTAGAATTTCTACCTGATTTTAAGCAGCAAAACGACTTGCATCGATTACCAAAGCGGTCAATGCTCCGCTATTGTTTTAGAAAGGCAATACCTGCTCTTATCGTTATTCTGCCTGTAGCATACTTTCTTCCACCTTGGGGCTATCTATCAATCATTCTATTACCTGTTGCTGCCTGGTGGGGATATGCTTCATACATGGATGCTGGTTGGAATTATCATGGAGATCAATTAAATGTTGTGTTCCGCGTCATATCCAAAACACATGTGCTCGTTAATCGGAATCGACTACAATCAATGAAGAGTAAAACAACGTATTTCCAAAAAAGAGTCGCTTTGCAGACTTTTGAATGTACAATAAAATCAGGACTTCTGGGTCGCAACTTTACAGTGAAAGATCTTGATCAACAAGATGTTGAAGAAATTGTAAACTGGTATTCATACGAAAAAAATAAGTAA
- a CDS encoding rhomboid family intramembrane serine protease, giving the protein MFTRSENFRTFLHLYPVVSILIGIHILFWFLFQLPIPQLKILLGLLDGYNAGVANGEYWRLITPVFLHIGFGHLFFNSISLILFAPALERMLGKTKFMIVYIGSGLVANIATYIIEPLQYSHIGASGAIFGILGVYLFIVVFRKGQIDQANSQIIISILVIGLVMTFFNTNINVVAHIFGMIGGFLFAPFVIKKRAQFSHQSFYSASTNRSKFTFHFRPKHIIWICFIILILLGFIFRLS; this is encoded by the coding sequence ATGTTTACTAGATCAGAAAACTTCCGTACATTTCTACATTTATATCCTGTTGTATCGATTCTTATTGGTATTCACATCTTATTTTGGTTCCTATTTCAACTACCTATTCCTCAACTTAAGATCTTATTAGGTTTATTAGATGGATATAATGCCGGGGTTGCAAACGGAGAGTATTGGCGGCTTATAACACCTGTCTTCCTTCATATAGGTTTTGGTCATCTATTCTTTAATTCAATCTCTCTCATCTTATTTGCTCCAGCGTTAGAAAGAATGCTGGGGAAAACGAAATTTATGATCGTTTATATCGGTTCTGGACTTGTAGCCAATATTGCCACATATATCATAGAGCCGCTTCAATACTCTCATATTGGAGCTTCAGGTGCCATCTTTGGCATATTAGGTGTATATTTATTTATTGTTGTTTTTAGAAAAGGACAAATAGACCAAGCGAATTCACAAATCATCATTAGTATCTTAGTCATCGGTCTTGTCATGACCTTTTTTAACACAAATATAAATGTTGTCGCGCATATTTTCGGGATGATTGGAGGCTTTTTATTCGCTCCATTTGTTATTAAAAAAAGGGCTCAATTCTCACATCAATCCTTTTACAGCGCGAGCACCAATCGATCTAAATTCACCTTTCATTTTCGCCCCAAACATATCATTTGGATATGCTTTATTATCCTTATTTTACTCGGTTTTATCTTTAGGCTATCTTAG
- the acpS gene encoding holo-ACP synthase, with protein MITGIGLDIIELDRIRRIVDRQPGFIKRILTLNEIEKFATLSKERKVEFLAGRFAVKEAYSKALGTGIGEEIGFQDIEVTNDEKGKPNINILKDTPNNLRIFVSITHTRQYAAAQVVLQEK; from the coding sequence ATGATAACAGGAATCGGCTTGGATATTATTGAACTGGATCGCATAAGAAGAATTGTTGATCGTCAGCCGGGCTTCATAAAACGGATATTAACATTAAATGAAATTGAGAAATTCGCGACTCTTTCAAAAGAAAGAAAGGTTGAATTTCTTGCAGGACGATTTGCTGTTAAAGAAGCTTATTCAAAAGCATTAGGAACAGGAATAGGAGAGGAGATAGGATTTCAGGATATCGAGGTTACGAATGATGAAAAAGGAAAGCCGAATATCAATATTCTGAAGGACACACCCAATAACTTACGTATTTTTGTGTCAATTACACATACACGTCAATATGCAGCTGCTCAAGTTGTTTTACAAGAGAAGTGA
- a CDS encoding LolA family protein yields the protein MKKSLVLFLVGLLTVVVLAACGEKSQADVVQSLEKKVEEMSGYKAKGKMTLQTGSEPQEYEIEIWHKDPSYYRVNLKNSQKDQSQMILRNDEGVFVLTPALNKSFRFQSEWPQNSSQAYLFESLVSDILKDTEAKFSAAEDNYVFETKTNYQNNKMLPSQEITFNKKDLAPKMVKVMDTDRNPLVVVEFASFEFNASFDDNSFDVEKNMSSAQIEVPTMAQGDREPFAVKYPLEQPNGVKLLEETEVETENGKRVILSFGGEKSFTLIQETAEIATPASASASTYVEGYPADLGFTIGAMSETSLTWTHEGVDYMLASEDLSEEEMLMVAQSVQGQTAK from the coding sequence TTGAAAAAAAGCTTGGTGTTATTTTTAGTAGGGCTTTTAACAGTAGTAGTTCTTGCGGCATGTGGGGAGAAATCACAGGCTGACGTCGTCCAATCGTTAGAAAAGAAGGTTGAGGAGATGTCGGGTTATAAAGCGAAGGGGAAAATGACGCTTCAAACAGGAAGTGAACCCCAAGAGTATGAAATTGAAATCTGGCACAAAGATCCATCCTATTATCGAGTAAACCTAAAGAATTCACAAAAAGACCAAAGTCAAATGATTTTGCGAAATGATGAAGGGGTATTTGTATTAACTCCGGCACTAAATAAGAGTTTCCGTTTCCAAAGTGAGTGGCCTCAAAACAGCAGTCAAGCTTATCTTTTTGAATCATTGGTTAGTGATATTTTAAAGGATACAGAAGCGAAATTTAGTGCAGCTGAAGACAACTATGTATTTGAAACAAAAACAAATTATCAAAATAACAAAATGCTTCCTTCACAAGAAATTACATTCAATAAAAAAGATTTAGCACCAAAAATGGTGAAAGTCATGGATACAGATAGAAATCCATTAGTTGTTGTTGAGTTTGCCAGCTTTGAATTTAATGCATCATTTGATGATAATTCATTTGATGTTGAGAAAAATATGTCAAGTGCTCAAATTGAAGTTCCGACAATGGCACAAGGAGACCGTGAGCCATTTGCTGTGAAGTATCCTTTAGAGCAACCAAACGGTGTTAAATTGCTAGAAGAAACGGAAGTCGAAACTGAAAATGGAAAACGTGTCATCTTAAGCTTTGGTGGAGAAAAATCATTCACGTTAATCCAGGAAACAGCAGAGATTGCAACACCGGCATCTGCTTCAGCATCAACCTATGTTGAAGGGTACCCTGCTGATTTAGGCTTCACAATTGGTGCAATGTCAGAAACGTCTCTAACATGGACACATGAAGGAGTAGATTATATGTTAGCGTCAGAAGATCTATCAGAAGAAGAAATGTTAATGGTTGCTCAATCTGTTCAAGGGCAAACTGCTAAATAA
- the alr gene encoding alanine racemase produces MQADFYRDTWVEVNLDAIEQNVRNMKNHIGDLVDLIAVVKANGYGHGAKQVAESALHAGASMLAVAFIDEAISLRQQGIKAPILVLGAIRAADIELANKYDLIITCFSIDWLMEAGNACMSHGIQLHIKVDTGMGRLGVREESELKKIVNYVESSPHFQITGIFTHFATADEDEPSYFLTQYKRFQQFLSFIPHEKLLIHCANSATGLKFPSKLYNAVRLGISMYGLSPSVDMKNSLPFTLEEAFSLQTKLVHVKKVPKGTKISYGATYEAMEDEWIGTLPIGYADGWIRKLRDSEVLILGQRFPLVGRICMDQCMVRLPYELPVGTKVTLIGKQDTQKISIDEVANRLDTINYEIPCMITSRVPRLYFKGNKSCELINPLLTNMTIES; encoded by the coding sequence ATGCAAGCGGATTTTTATCGTGATACTTGGGTAGAAGTAAATTTGGATGCTATTGAACAAAATGTCCGAAATATGAAAAATCATATTGGTGACCTTGTCGATTTAATAGCTGTTGTTAAAGCAAATGGCTATGGACATGGGGCGAAGCAAGTTGCAGAATCAGCACTTCATGCAGGTGCATCCATGCTGGCTGTTGCGTTTATAGACGAAGCGATATCATTGAGACAACAAGGGATAAAAGCTCCAATATTAGTGTTGGGGGCAATTCGTGCGGCTGATATTGAGCTTGCAAATAAGTATGATCTTATCATTACCTGTTTTTCAATTGACTGGCTTATGGAAGCGGGTAATGCATGTATGTCTCATGGTATTCAGCTTCATATTAAGGTTGATACAGGAATGGGCCGCCTAGGTGTAAGGGAAGAAAGTGAGTTAAAGAAAATAGTTAACTATGTAGAATCTTCACCACACTTTCAAATTACTGGGATTTTCACTCATTTTGCCACCGCAGATGAAGATGAACCGTCATATTTTTTAACTCAATATAAAAGGTTTCAGCAATTTTTATCATTTATCCCTCATGAAAAATTGCTTATTCATTGTGCAAATAGTGCAACAGGGCTAAAATTCCCTTCGAAATTATATAATGCAGTAAGATTAGGGATATCGATGTATGGATTATCACCTTCAGTCGATATGAAAAATAGCCTTCCGTTCACGTTGGAAGAAGCTTTTTCATTACAAACAAAATTAGTTCATGTTAAGAAGGTGCCAAAAGGAACGAAGATTAGCTATGGTGCAACTTATGAGGCGATGGAAGATGAATGGATTGGAACTTTGCCAATTGGTTATGCTGATGGATGGATAAGAAAATTAAGAGACTCTGAAGTACTGATTCTTGGTCAAAGATTTCCTCTTGTAGGCAGAATTTGTATGGATCAATGTATGGTAAGGTTACCTTACGAACTGCCTGTGGGGACTAAAGTCACACTAATCGGTAAGCAAGACACTCAAAAGATCTCCATAGATGAGGTTGCAAATCGTCTTGACACGATCAACTATGAGATTCCCTGTATGATTACAAGTCGCGTTCCGCGTTTATATTTTAAAGGTAACAAAAGCTGTGAGCTAATCAATCCGCTTTTAACTAATATGACCATTGAATCCTAA
- a CDS encoding CopG family ribbon-helix-helix protein, with translation MSESSATTEILIQLPQALVSELDGLVKQENGNRNELIYQATKMYIRERKKRQIRESMRRGYMEMAKINLNIASEAFLAESEADHTVERLVSGG, from the coding sequence GTGTCTGAATCCAGCGCAACAACAGAAATTTTAATTCAGTTACCTCAAGCATTAGTATCGGAATTAGATGGACTGGTAAAACAGGAGAACGGAAACAGAAACGAGCTTATTTATCAAGCGACAAAGATGTATATTCGAGAGCGTAAAAAGCGTCAGATTCGTGAATCTATGAGACGTGGATACATGGAAATGGCAAAGATTAATTTAAACATTGCATCTGAAGCATTTTTGGCAGAATCTGAGGCTGACCATACCGTAGAACGCTTAGTAAGCGGGGGTTAA
- the ndoA gene encoding type II toxin-antitoxin system endoribonuclease NdoA — protein sequence MIVKRGDVYFADLSPVVGSEQGGVRPVLIIQNDIGNRFSPTVIIAAITAQIQKAKLPTHVEIDAKRYGFERDSVILLEQIRTIDKQRLTDKITHLDDEMMDKVDEALQISLGLIDF from the coding sequence TTGATTGTTAAACGTGGCGACGTTTATTTTGCCGATCTTTCCCCTGTTGTAGGCTCTGAGCAAGGCGGCGTGCGTCCTGTATTAATTATTCAAAATGATATTGGGAACCGCTTTAGTCCTACAGTCATTATAGCGGCAATTACGGCCCAAATTCAAAAAGCAAAATTGCCAACTCATGTTGAGATTGATGCGAAGCGTTACGGGTTTGAAAGGGATTCGGTTATCCTTCTTGAACAGATTCGAACAATTGATAAACAAAGACTAACTGACAAAATTACCCATCTTGATGATGAAATGATGGATAAAGTTGATGAAGCTTTACAAATAAGCTTAGGACTTATCGATTTTTAA
- a CDS encoding STAS domain-containing protein yields the protein MNQVSNPFLSFIQENREELIEKWELKMKEKDDQKLSSVISDHTYTTICNEYINILIHSFMNPDDEEIVSKISDFSQKIVQLGWSLRFISTSLSDMSKILFEWMTANNTEEEKMSLVWAFDKWIAPINSEVLNYYASSWERTVSLQKIALQELSAPLIPVFDNITVMPLVGTIDTERAKRIMENLLQGVVKHRAEVVLIDITGVPVVDTMVAHHIIQASEAVRLVGAKCLLVGIRPEIAQTIVNLGIDLSQVITKNSLQKGIEAALEMTNRQIVSLGE from the coding sequence ATGAATCAAGTATCTAATCCGTTTTTGTCGTTTATTCAAGAAAATAGAGAAGAACTAATAGAAAAATGGGAACTAAAAATGAAAGAGAAAGATGATCAAAAGCTATCATCTGTTATTTCAGACCATACTTATACAACTATTTGCAATGAATATATTAATATATTAATCCATTCTTTTATGAATCCGGATGACGAAGAAATTGTGAGTAAGATCAGTGACTTCTCGCAAAAGATTGTCCAGTTAGGATGGTCGCTGCGTTTTATTTCGACGAGTTTATCGGACATGAGTAAGATCTTGTTTGAGTGGATGACTGCTAATAACACGGAAGAGGAAAAGATGAGCTTGGTATGGGCTTTTGATAAATGGATTGCACCGATTAATAGTGAAGTTTTAAATTACTATGCTTCATCATGGGAGCGAACTGTTTCTCTTCAAAAGATTGCACTCCAGGAATTATCTGCACCTTTAATTCCTGTGTTTGATAATATTACAGTAATGCCATTAGTAGGTACGATTGATACGGAGAGAGCGAAGCGGATTATGGAAAACTTGCTTCAAGGTGTAGTCAAACATAGAGCTGAGGTCGTTTTAATTGATATTACGGGTGTACCAGTTGTTGATACAATGGTAGCACATCATATTATTCAAGCCTCTGAAGCTGTAAGATTGGTAGGAGCAAAATGTTTGTTAGTAGGTATTAGACCTGAGATTGCTCAAACGATCGTGAACTTGGGAATTGACCTGAGTCAAGTGATCACAAAGAACAGCCTGCAAAAGGGAATAGAAGCTGCTTTAGAAATGACAAATCGTCAAATTGTATCCTTGGGGGAATAG
- a CDS encoding STAS domain-containing protein — translation MNPRIPILKLYNCLLISIQWELDDQTALQFQEDLLHKIHETGANGVVIDLTSVDVIDSFIAKVLGDVISMSKLMGAKVVLTGIQPAVAITLIELGIQLEDVQTALDLEKGLETLQRELGE, via the coding sequence ATGAATCCTAGAATACCGATTTTAAAATTGTATAATTGTTTGCTGATTTCAATTCAATGGGAGTTAGATGACCAAACAGCTCTTCAATTCCAAGAGGATCTACTTCATAAAATTCATGAAACAGGTGCTAATGGAGTGGTCATTGATCTAACCTCTGTAGATGTCATAGATTCCTTTATTGCAAAGGTTTTGGGTGATGTAATAAGCATGTCAAAATTGATGGGTGCAAAAGTTGTATTGACAGGTATACAACCAGCTGTAGCCATTACATTGATTGAATTAGGCATCCAGCTTGAGGATGTACAAACAGCCTTAGATTTAGAAAAAGGTCTGGAAACATTACAGCGGGAGTTGGGGGAGTAA
- a CDS encoding anti-sigma regulatory factor: MENQSCVKIVTEWDIVAARQLGRNVAKELGFGTVDQARITTAISELARNIYLYAGQGEMRIERIQDLGKKGLKIIAIDNGPGIPDIRKVMEDGFSTSGGLGAGLPGVKRLMDGFDISSSVGEGTEIQAVKWLR; this comes from the coding sequence ATGGAAAACCAATCCTGTGTCAAAATTGTCACCGAATGGGACATTGTAGCAGCACGACAACTCGGTCGGAATGTTGCAAAAGAGCTTGGCTTCGGTACGGTTGATCAAGCGCGAATTACAACCGCTATTTCCGAATTAGCTCGTAATATATATCTATATGCAGGACAAGGAGAAATGCGGATTGAACGCATTCAGGACCTTGGTAAAAAAGGTTTGAAAATAATAGCCATTGATAATGGACCGGGAATTCCTGATATACGTAAAGTGATGGAAGACGGCTTCTCAACCTCCGGGGGACTGGGAGCAGGTTTACCAGGTGTGAAACGTTTAATGGATGGATTTGATATTTCTTCCTCGGTAGGTGAAGGAACTGAAATTCAGGCGGTGAAATGGCTTCGGTAG
- a CDS encoding PP2C family protein-serine/threonine phosphatase, which yields MDYRDVLEPRYRELLRNFLNEQTETALYQGQKFSRKTIEHQIPPEEIISTHRKVLQELFPDIQKDVLSSLDFLLEVMIGYGLAYQEHQSLRDQQLEIRSEIQIAANVQQTLLETSVPTIQSLDIGAISVPAKHMNGDYHHFVQDDQGISIAVADVIGKGIPAALCMSMIKYAMDSFPESRKNPNQILENLNRVVERNVDPSMFITMFYGMYNIEDHIFTYASAGHEPGFYFKATAQTFEDLDAKGLVLGIDQNYKYQQFQKKVELGDMIVLLSDGVTESRTDEGFVERSAITDLINQYKNLSAQEMVDKIYRHFEKMQDFQLRDDFTLIIMKRMV from the coding sequence ATGGATTATCGTGATGTGCTGGAACCGAGATATCGGGAACTACTTAGAAATTTCCTAAATGAACAAACAGAAACTGCTCTATATCAAGGGCAGAAATTTAGTAGGAAAACGATAGAGCATCAAATACCACCTGAAGAGATTATTAGTACTCATCGGAAAGTATTGCAAGAGCTTTTTCCAGATATACAAAAGGATGTTTTATCCTCATTAGATTTCCTACTGGAGGTCATGATAGGATATGGTCTTGCTTATCAAGAGCATCAAAGCTTACGAGACCAACAACTGGAGATCCGATCTGAAATACAAATTGCTGCAAATGTTCAGCAAACACTTCTTGAGACATCGGTGCCTACTATTCAATCGTTAGATATTGGGGCAATCAGTGTCCCGGCAAAGCACATGAATGGTGATTATCATCACTTTGTTCAAGACGACCAAGGAATTAGTATTGCTGTTGCGGATGTGATAGGAAAAGGTATTCCTGCGGCCTTGTGCATGTCGATGATTAAATATGCGATGGACAGCTTTCCGGAATCACGTAAAAATCCAAATCAAATTTTGGAGAACCTTAATAGAGTCGTTGAACGTAATGTAGATCCGAGTATGTTTATTACGATGTTTTATGGAATGTATAATATTGAAGATCATATTTTTACATATGCATCAGCAGGACATGAGCCAGGCTTTTATTTTAAAGCTACAGCACAAACGTTTGAAGATTTAGATGCCAAAGGACTTGTTTTAGGTATAGATCAAAATTATAAATATCAACAATTCCAGAAAAAAGTAGAACTAGGTGATATGATTGTTTTATTATCAGATGGAGTCACCGAATCACGAACAGATGAAGGGTTTGTTGAAAGATCTGCCATTACTGATCTGATTAACCAATACAAAAATTTATCTGCTCAGGAAATGGTGGATAAAATTTATAGACATTTTGAAAAGATGCAGGATTTTCAGTTAAGAGATGATTTCACTTTAATAATCATGAAGAGAATGGTTTAA
- a CDS encoding anti-sigma factor antagonist: protein MNLKVEINKFGDQTVVSVAGEIDAYTAPKLREAILPLAEEPNPNITINLKNVSYMDSTGLGVFVGLLKTVRKNNGQLNLVELSDRLERLFTITGLSDIIDISSKSEGGVQ from the coding sequence ATGAATTTAAAAGTTGAGATAAATAAATTTGGTGATCAAACGGTTGTTTCCGTTGCTGGAGAAATTGATGCCTATACGGCACCTAAGTTACGGGAAGCGATTTTACCATTGGCGGAAGAACCAAACCCAAACATTACGATTAATTTGAAAAACGTCTCCTATATGGATAGTACGGGCTTAGGAGTATTTGTTGGATTGTTAAAAACTGTGAGGAAAAACAATGGTCAATTGAATTTAGTGGAGTTGTCAGATCGTTTGGAACGCTTATTTACTATAACAGGTCTAAGTGACATCATTGATATATCTTCAAAATCAGAGGGTGGGGTACAATGA
- the rsbW gene encoding anti-sigma B factor RsbW, which translates to MKQLVDYIEMKVPAKPEYVGIIRLTLSGIASRMGYSYDEIEDLKIATSEACTNAVQHAYKNSEEGEVVVGFGLYDDRLEVMIADNGKSFDFEKTKNELGPYSSTSPVDQLPEGGLGLYLMETLMDEVRVLVNSGVTVFMIKYLSGERIDHGTTISKYETN; encoded by the coding sequence ATGAAGCAACTAGTAGATTATATAGAGATGAAGGTTCCGGCTAAACCAGAGTACGTAGGGATTATCCGCTTAACACTTTCTGGTATTGCTAGTAGAATGGGATACTCATATGATGAGATAGAAGATTTAAAGATTGCAACTAGTGAAGCATGTACGAATGCTGTGCAACATGCTTATAAAAACAGCGAGGAAGGCGAAGTAGTCGTTGGATTTGGTCTTTATGATGATCGTCTTGAAGTGATGATTGCTGATAATGGAAAAAGCTTTGACTTTGAAAAAACGAAAAATGAATTAGGTCCTTATTCTTCTACAAGTCCTGTTGATCAACTTCCAGAAGGAGGTTTAGGTCTCTATTTGATGGAAACGCTCATGGATGAAGTCCGTGTACTTGTTAATTCTGGAGTAACGGTCTTTATGATCAAGTATTTAAGCGGGGAGCGGATTGATCATGGCACAACCATCTCAAAGTATGAAACTAACTAA